One window of Desulfobacca acetoxidans DSM 11109 genomic DNA carries:
- a CDS encoding ATP-binding protein, with translation MIRTIHIQNYMAHQDTRIELAPGVTVITGPNNVGKSAVVEAIRAAVNNPSPKNVIRHGAKQAVVSLELDSGEIIEWRRTEKTAAYAILTPNNDGDGSPYHREEYYKLGRDVPEDVSSLLRLGMVETESGSIDIHIGNQRQPIFLLDQTGSQAAAFFAASTEADYLVKMRQALKTRTDLIKREHKQHLQGKKLAEQELARYEPLDDVKAVLKTAESDYLAIQAAQQAIPLLAAMLGKLQASQAQQRRQTARAAALHELESPPSLEAVRELERLQQQLHHTAARLQQSRLASRRLGRLTPLPTLQETKALAACLEQGKAVQHRLSGSRVVQAAVADLAAPPSLEPVADLQEVSTTLAATRQRLGRDQSRAVLLAAITAPPEVADVSQLPTLIARLRECRQQTVAAQKRGTILAPLSLPPDLADLAGLEQAAAQIALLQGRMQQQSRVQDTLTGLPEAPVLLPVAELEATLAALRRAAAALKQRQRQAEALAAALEEKRQDIAAFLGETGVCPLCGSPLDVVHFLDDVHG, from the coding sequence ATGATCAGAACTATCCACATCCAAAACTACATGGCCCACCAGGACACCCGCATTGAGCTGGCCCCCGGAGTAACGGTAATTACCGGCCCCAACAACGTGGGCAAAAGCGCTGTAGTGGAGGCCATCCGCGCCGCGGTAAACAACCCCAGCCCCAAGAACGTCATCCGCCATGGGGCCAAACAGGCGGTGGTGTCCCTGGAACTGGATTCCGGGGAGATCATCGAATGGCGGCGCACGGAAAAAACCGCCGCCTATGCCATCCTCACCCCCAACAACGACGGTGACGGCAGTCCGTATCACCGGGAAGAATATTATAAATTGGGGCGGGACGTTCCCGAGGATGTCAGTTCTCTCCTGCGCTTGGGGATGGTGGAGACGGAGAGCGGCAGCATCGATATCCACATCGGCAATCAGCGGCAGCCCATATTTCTCTTAGATCAGACCGGTTCCCAGGCCGCCGCCTTCTTTGCCGCCTCCACCGAAGCCGACTACCTGGTAAAAATGCGCCAGGCCTTGAAAACCCGCACCGACCTCATCAAGCGGGAGCACAAGCAGCACCTCCAGGGCAAGAAGCTGGCCGAACAGGAGCTGGCCCGCTACGAACCCCTGGACGACGTGAAAGCCGTTCTCAAAACTGCGGAATCGGATTATCTTGCCATTCAGGCAGCGCAGCAGGCCATCCCCCTTCTGGCCGCAATGTTGGGGAAACTCCAGGCCTCCCAGGCTCAGCAGCGGCGCCAGACCGCCCGAGCCGCAGCGCTCCACGAACTAGAGTCACCCCCTTCCCTCGAGGCAGTGAGGGAGTTAGAGAGGCTGCAGCAGCAATTGCACCACACCGCGGCCCGGTTGCAGCAGAGCCGCCTGGCCTCCCGAAGGCTCGGTCGGCTCACTCCCCTGCCAACCCTACAGGAAACCAAGGCCTTGGCGGCATGCTTGGAGCAGGGGAAGGCCGTACAGCATCGCCTTTCCGGCAGCCGAGTTGTACAGGCCGCCGTGGCTGATCTGGCTGCGCCGCCGTCCCTCGAACCGGTGGCCGACCTGCAAGAAGTAAGCACCACCCTGGCCGCTACCCGGCAACGTCTGGGCCGCGATCAATCCCGGGCCGTCCTCTTGGCCGCAATCACCGCCCCACCGGAGGTAGCCGACGTCAGCCAGCTTCCCACCCTCATCGCCCGCCTGCGGGAGTGCCGTCAGCAAACCGTTGCGGCCCAAAAGCGTGGAACCATCCTGGCTCCCCTGTCCCTGCCGCCGGACCTGGCTGATTTGGCCGGCCTGGAACAGGCGGCGGCGCAGATCGCCCTGCTGCAAGGCCGTATGCAGCAACAAAGCCGGGTGCAGGACACCCTCACTGGGTTGCCCGAGGCCCCCGTTCTATTACCGGTGGCCGAGCTGGAAGCCACCCTGGCCGCCCTGCGCCGCGCCGCTGCGGCCCTAAAGCAGCGCCAGCGCCAAGCCGAGGCCCTGGCCGCGGCTCTGGAAGAGAAGCGGCAGGACATCGCCGCTTTCCTGGGGGAGACCGGGGTCTGCCCCCTGTGCGGCAGCCCCCTGGACGTGGTTCATTTCCTGGACGATGTGCATGGTTGA
- a CDS encoding metallophosphoesterase translates to MVDTPLQLPTVGPFEGILFIGDPHVAASPPGYRLDDYSQSILAKLDFCLQTAREHQLLPIILGDLFHVPRNNPNYLLVALMDLFRPVIPWVLVGNHDKHEARLTPDVSLMVLHAARVIRLLAAAGPVATVVAGGRRVLVGASPDWTPIPRTVERGGHDYVIWVTHHDLTFPDYTAGRVHLRPIPGVDLVVNGHLHTPKPPVQRGETLWCNPGSISRVALSSQTPNKLPVAAIWRPGQTELETLPIPHRPFHEVFPAFVDRESPSPDDLDESRFIKGLENLMMRKTSEGLGLQTFLTANLQSGDPIDALIWELYEEVMREENQE, encoded by the coding sequence ATGGTTGATACTCCCCTGCAGCTCCCCACCGTTGGCCCTTTTGAAGGCATCCTCTTCATCGGCGACCCCCACGTGGCCGCCTCGCCCCCCGGCTATCGGTTGGACGACTACTCCCAAAGTATCTTAGCCAAACTGGATTTCTGTCTGCAGACGGCCCGGGAGCACCAACTCCTGCCCATCATCCTGGGAGACCTCTTTCACGTGCCCCGCAACAACCCCAATTACCTGCTGGTGGCCCTCATGGACCTTTTCCGCCCCGTGATCCCCTGGGTACTGGTGGGCAACCACGACAAGCACGAGGCCCGCCTCACCCCCGATGTCTCCCTCATGGTGCTCCATGCCGCCCGGGTCATCCGTCTGCTGGCTGCAGCGGGGCCGGTGGCCACCGTGGTGGCGGGAGGCCGCCGGGTACTGGTGGGAGCCTCCCCGGACTGGACGCCCATCCCCAGGACCGTGGAACGGGGCGGCCACGATTATGTCATCTGGGTGACCCATCACGACCTGACCTTTCCCGACTACACCGCCGGCCGGGTGCATCTGCGGCCCATCCCCGGCGTCGATCTGGTAGTGAACGGCCACCTGCACACCCCCAAGCCCCCCGTCCAGCGGGGGGAAACCCTGTGGTGCAATCCCGGCAGCATCAGCCGGGTGGCCTTGAGTTCCCAGACCCCTAACAAGCTACCGGTGGCCGCTATCTGGCGTCCGGGGCAAACGGAGCTGGAGACCCTGCCCATCCCGCACCGTCCCTTTCACGAAGTCTTCCCGGCCTTTGTGGACCGGGAGTCACCTTCCCCTGATGACCTGGATGAATCGCGGTTCATTAAGGGCCTGGAAAATCTCATGATGCGCAAGACCAGCGAGGGTCTCGGGCTGCAGACTTTTTTGACGGCCAATCTGCAGTCCGGCGACCCCATTGACGCCTTAATCTGGGAGCTCTACGAGGAGGTAATGCGTGAAGAAAACCAAGAATGA